In a single window of the Aquipuribacter hungaricus genome:
- a CDS encoding septum formation family protein: protein MRTPARLPVHVLALAAGALVLAGCSAASEPERDDAGAIVATEESADVFAIAVGDCTNDPDDGADELLSVEAVPCSGPHDNEAYHAEDLPDGDFPGEEEVTAAADEICFDAFEPFVGLAYEDSRLGYGSLTPTSDSWADGDREILCLVADYEGEPLVGSAQGLAE from the coding sequence ATGCGCACCCCCGCCCGCCTGCCCGTCCACGTCCTCGCCCTCGCCGCCGGGGCCCTCGTCCTGGCGGGGTGCTCGGCCGCCTCGGAGCCGGAGCGCGACGACGCCGGCGCGATCGTCGCGACCGAGGAGAGCGCGGACGTCTTCGCCATCGCCGTCGGCGACTGCACCAACGACCCCGACGACGGGGCCGATGAGCTGCTGAGCGTCGAGGCCGTGCCGTGCTCCGGCCCGCACGACAACGAGGCGTACCACGCGGAGGACCTGCCCGACGGGGACTTCCCCGGCGAGGAGGAGGTCACCGCCGCGGCCGACGAGATCTGCTTCGACGCCTTCGAACCGTTCGTCGGGCTCGCGTACGAGGACTCGCGGCTGGGCTACGGCTCCCTCACCCCGACCTCGGACAGCTGGGCGGACGGGGACCGCGAGATCCTCTGCCTGGTCGCCGACTACGAGGGCGAGCCGCTGGTCGGCAGCGCCCAGGGCCTCGCCGAGTAG